Proteins found in one Micromonospora sp. WMMD1082 genomic segment:
- a CDS encoding DUF2267 domain-containing protein, with product MAEQFQSAIESSMDKTNLILKDIEQAYGWPKEQRNQSYAALRTVLHLLRDRMPVQESVEFSAQLPVVVRGIYFDGWQPQDVPVKLNRDDFLYEVRQGFPYDVQGGPERVVQVVLDTLRRHITQGEWDDVKDTMPKDLARIMP from the coding sequence ATGGCTGAGCAGTTCCAGTCCGCGATCGAGTCCTCCATGGACAAGACCAACCTGATCCTGAAGGACATCGAGCAGGCGTACGGGTGGCCGAAGGAGCAACGCAACCAGTCGTACGCGGCGCTGCGTACCGTGCTGCACCTGTTGCGGGACCGGATGCCGGTGCAGGAGAGCGTGGAGTTCTCCGCCCAGTTGCCGGTCGTGGTGCGGGGCATCTACTTCGACGGCTGGCAGCCGCAGGACGTGCCGGTCAAACTCAACCGGGACGACTTCCTCTACGAGGTCCGTCAGGGCTTCCCGTACGACGTGCAGGGCGGCCCGGAGCGGGTGGTCCAGGTGGTGCTGGACACGCTGCGCCGGCACATCACGCAGGGCGAGTGGGACGACGTGAAGGACACCATGCCCAAGGATCTCGCCCGGATCATGCCCTGA
- a CDS encoding LysR family transcriptional regulator yields the protein MNLELRHLRVVCAIAETGSVTKAASTLGLAQPALTAQLQRIERTLGGPLFERDRRGARPTVLGELVLARARVLLPAMKGLQDEAARLAGAGDAPRRYRFGGVNSPILGRLVHRLAAEQPQAQISTHASWSVDELAQLVAGGRLDYALTGVCGDSTPSADYGLSWREVAVDPVMVLLPETHPLAARDEVDLTDLRHEQWVAAPGDGCFGDCFAAACARSGFTPRKVYEADVRSCIDLVDAGEAVALCQATFRPVAGLVTRRLTGTPLRWRLMLGWHPESAAGRTADLVLETALVAYTDALAPHPAYLAWLLRNPAFGVRRPAPVVAAHRVRTA from the coding sequence ATGAATCTGGAGTTGCGCCACCTGAGGGTGGTCTGCGCCATCGCGGAGACGGGGAGCGTGACCAAGGCGGCCTCGACGCTCGGCCTGGCCCAGCCGGCGCTGACCGCCCAGCTCCAGCGCATCGAACGCACCCTCGGCGGGCCGCTGTTCGAACGGGACCGGCGCGGTGCCCGACCCACCGTCCTCGGCGAGCTGGTGCTCGCCCGGGCGCGGGTGCTGCTGCCGGCGATGAAGGGGCTACAGGACGAGGCGGCCCGGCTGGCCGGCGCGGGCGACGCCCCCCGCCGGTACCGGTTCGGCGGGGTCAACAGCCCGATCCTGGGTCGGCTCGTGCACCGGCTCGCCGCCGAGCAGCCGCAGGCGCAGATCAGCACGCACGCCTCCTGGTCGGTCGACGAGCTGGCCCAGCTGGTCGCCGGCGGGCGGCTGGACTACGCGCTGACCGGGGTCTGCGGCGACTCGACGCCGTCGGCGGACTACGGGCTGAGCTGGCGGGAGGTCGCCGTCGACCCGGTGATGGTGCTGCTGCCGGAGACCCACCCGCTGGCCGCGCGGGACGAGGTGGACCTGACCGACCTGCGGCACGAGCAGTGGGTGGCGGCGCCGGGGGACGGCTGCTTCGGTGACTGCTTCGCCGCCGCCTGCGCGCGCTCCGGCTTCACCCCCCGCAAGGTGTACGAGGCCGACGTGCGCAGCTGCATCGACCTGGTGGACGCCGGCGAAGCGGTCGCCCTGTGCCAGGCCACGTTCCGCCCGGTCGCCGGTCTGGTGACCCGCCGGCTGACCGGCACGCCGCTGCGCTGGCGGCTGATGCTGGGCTGGCATCCGGAATCGGCCGCCGGCCGGACGGCCGACCTGGTGCTGGAGACGGCGCTGGTGGCGTACACCGACGCCCTCGCACCGCACCCGGCGTACCTGGCCTGGCTGCTGCGCAACCCGGCGTTCGGCGTTCGGCGACCGGCACCGGTGGTGGCCGCCCACCGGGTGCGAACGGCCTGA
- a CDS encoding cupin domain-containing protein — protein sequence MTHIDPPGGRGRPAVLSRCVSVEPAKFAAAHWGRTPLLSRADELPNSAGFTDLFSPADADELLSRRGLRTPFLRVARDGEVLPAARYTGGGGAGAEIGDQVLDEKVLQLYADGATLVLQGLHRSWPALIDFTGELSLAVGQPLQVNAYLTPPGSQGFATHYDTHDVFVLQVDGRKHWRIHPPVLPDPLERQPWGGRADEVAATAQGPAALDVVLHPGDALYLPRGWLHSAQAQESSSLHLTVGVRALTRYALVEELLALAAEDQRLRASLPMGTDLADPDAVEPELTETVEALRDWLLRADPGAVAARLRQRAWPASRPAPIRPLAQAAAITALDVDSRVTVRPGLRWQLAEQGERIALHLFDRTITLPASCAPAVRSLLTGAVTRVGDLPALDTDADRLTLTRRLLREAALTPTPPEPR from the coding sequence GTGACGCATATCGACCCGCCGGGCGGCCGCGGCCGCCCGGCGGTGCTGTCCCGGTGCGTCAGCGTGGAGCCGGCGAAGTTCGCCGCCGCCCACTGGGGACGCACCCCGCTGCTGTCCCGCGCCGACGAGCTGCCCAACTCCGCGGGCTTCACCGACCTGTTCAGCCCCGCCGACGCCGACGAGTTGCTCAGCCGGCGTGGCCTGCGTACACCGTTTCTCCGGGTGGCCCGGGACGGCGAGGTGCTGCCGGCGGCGCGGTACACCGGCGGCGGCGGTGCCGGCGCCGAGATCGGCGACCAGGTCCTCGACGAGAAGGTCCTGCAGCTGTACGCCGACGGCGCCACCCTGGTCCTGCAGGGACTGCACCGCAGCTGGCCGGCGTTGATCGACTTCACCGGTGAGCTGAGCCTGGCCGTGGGACAGCCGTTGCAGGTCAACGCCTACCTGACCCCGCCGGGCAGCCAGGGCTTCGCCACCCACTACGACACCCACGACGTCTTCGTGCTCCAGGTCGACGGTCGCAAGCACTGGCGCATCCACCCGCCGGTGCTGCCCGATCCGCTGGAACGCCAGCCGTGGGGTGGGCGGGCCGACGAGGTCGCCGCCACCGCGCAGGGCCCGGCCGCGCTGGACGTGGTGCTGCACCCGGGCGACGCGCTCTACCTGCCCCGGGGGTGGCTGCACAGTGCACAGGCGCAGGAGTCCAGCTCGCTGCACCTGACCGTCGGCGTGCGGGCCCTGACCCGGTACGCGCTGGTCGAGGAGTTGCTCGCGCTGGCCGCCGAGGACCAGCGGCTGCGGGCCAGCCTGCCGATGGGCACCGACCTGGCCGATCCCGACGCCGTCGAGCCGGAGCTGACCGAGACCGTCGAGGCGCTGCGGGACTGGCTGCTGCGGGCCGACCCGGGGGCGGTGGCCGCCCGGCTGCGGCAGCGGGCCTGGCCGGCGTCGCGCCCCGCACCGATCCGGCCCCTGGCGCAGGCCGCCGCGATCACCGCGCTGGACGTCGACAGCCGGGTCACCGTCCGGCCGGGCCTACGCTGGCAGCTCGCCGAACAGGGTGAGCGGATCGCCCTGCACCTGTTCGACCGCACCATCACCCTGCCTGCCTCCTGCGCGCCCGCCGTCCGGTCCCTGCTCACCGGCGCCGTCACCCGCGTCGGCGACCTCCCCGCCCTCGACACCGACGCCGACCGCCTCACCCTCACCCGCCGCCTCCTCCGCGAGGCCGCCCTCACCCCCACCCCGCCCGAACCCCGTTGA
- a CDS encoding FtsK/SpoIIIE domain-containing protein → MADRRGQLVTRVRELLAEALGASRARSAAAQVALAAARERSVRVRRAAAGVPERVGAERDHRLAEIDSRHASRLAVLGRRAAEAAVREAPGAASADWPAWRTTPADRAEPPGATRIGTVRLAGTEPVPALVALLDGGHVALDGDAEGCAAVVSALLLRSLGRAAPGNVRLVGYDPDRLGGGLAGFAPLGTAGLLTFVGPGGLGRLLDDLVEQIRRINETVLAGEHASLRELAAATGRRPEPWRVAVLLGGDELSRHERGQLDRVVRAGAACGVHLIVRGVPLPEDPTVTRVVVAADGAHVGGLPVRLDPPPPATLVTETCRDIASVVSAGPAPTPFTDLLPPADQMWREDSATGLTAPIGEGPQGRPVLLTLGDYPPHALIGGPSGTGKTNLIFAWIGALAARYSPAELEFYLLDFKEGVSFARFAQGRRDPSWLPHMRLVGINVNTDREFGLALLRFLAEELRRRADAAKKHEVTKLAELRAVDPGGHWPRIVAVVDEFQMLLAGRDAVAREAADLLEDLARRGRSQGIHLVLASQDVRGIEALWGRPALVAQFTLRIALPKALRILAERNDAAQSLPRHHAVVNAESGLTEGNQVARIPSASDWETWSGLQHRLWRMRPAEAAPARLFDGEAIPRLTEAPDFRALRAPELGTPRSPVALLGEIIDVQARSAVLRLPRAPGRNLAVLGTRVDEACAVLDAAARSLARQHRPGGARFSIACLDPDADPAARALYADLADDAAWYDEETVAELMAETATGLGAPGATGAPHYLLLFAVDAASGTLGARVGQASGLEHLRRILHDGPERRTHVLAWWRGVARMRADLGGTGARTDQIGAWVALDTHGGELGSSLYPGSGGPDWYPRPWRGLFFDRAVHRTGQTIIPYGPSR, encoded by the coding sequence ATGGCTGACCGGCGTGGCCAGCTGGTCACCCGGGTCCGGGAGCTGCTCGCCGAGGCGCTCGGCGCGTCCCGTGCCCGGTCGGCGGCGGCCCAGGTCGCGCTGGCCGCCGCGCGGGAGCGGTCGGTACGCGTGCGTCGCGCCGCCGCCGGCGTACCCGAGCGGGTGGGCGCCGAACGCGACCACCGCCTTGCCGAGATCGACTCCCGGCACGCGTCGCGGCTGGCGGTCCTGGGGCGGCGGGCGGCCGAGGCCGCGGTCCGCGAGGCGCCCGGTGCGGCCTCGGCGGACTGGCCGGCGTGGCGGACCACCCCGGCCGACCGGGCCGAACCGCCGGGTGCGACGCGGATCGGCACCGTCCGGCTGGCCGGCACCGAGCCGGTACCGGCGCTGGTGGCGCTGCTCGACGGCGGGCACGTGGCCCTCGACGGGGACGCGGAGGGTTGCGCGGCGGTGGTCTCCGCGCTCCTGCTGCGCAGCCTGGGCCGGGCCGCGCCGGGCAACGTGCGGCTGGTCGGCTACGACCCGGACCGCCTGGGTGGCGGGCTCGCCGGGTTCGCCCCGCTGGGCACGGCCGGGCTGCTCACCTTCGTCGGCCCGGGTGGCCTGGGCCGGCTCCTGGACGACCTGGTGGAGCAGATCCGCCGGATCAACGAGACCGTCCTGGCCGGCGAGCACGCCTCGCTGCGCGAGCTGGCCGCCGCCACCGGTCGCCGCCCGGAGCCGTGGCGGGTGGCGGTGCTGCTCGGCGGGGACGAGCTGTCCCGGCACGAGCGCGGTCAACTCGACCGGGTGGTACGCGCCGGAGCGGCCTGCGGCGTACACCTGATCGTGCGCGGTGTGCCGCTGCCCGAGGATCCGACGGTCACCCGGGTGGTGGTGGCCGCCGACGGTGCGCACGTCGGCGGCCTGCCGGTACGCCTCGACCCGCCCCCGCCGGCCACGCTGGTCACCGAGACCTGCCGGGACATCGCCTCCGTGGTCAGTGCGGGCCCGGCGCCGACCCCGTTCACCGACCTGCTGCCCCCGGCCGACCAGATGTGGCGGGAGGACTCGGCGACCGGGCTGACGGCGCCGATCGGCGAGGGACCGCAGGGCCGGCCGGTGCTGCTGACCCTCGGCGACTACCCGCCGCACGCGCTGATCGGCGGGCCGTCCGGCACCGGGAAGACGAACCTGATCTTCGCCTGGATCGGCGCCCTCGCCGCCCGCTACTCCCCTGCCGAACTGGAGTTCTACCTGCTGGACTTCAAGGAGGGGGTGTCCTTCGCCCGGTTCGCCCAGGGCCGGCGCGACCCGAGCTGGCTGCCGCACATGCGGCTGGTCGGCATCAACGTGAACACCGACCGGGAGTTCGGCCTGGCGCTGCTGCGGTTCCTGGCCGAGGAGCTGCGCCGGCGGGCCGACGCGGCCAAGAAGCACGAGGTCACCAAGCTGGCCGAGCTGCGCGCGGTGGATCCGGGCGGGCACTGGCCCCGGATCGTCGCGGTGGTCGACGAGTTCCAGATGCTGCTGGCCGGTCGGGACGCGGTGGCCCGGGAGGCGGCCGACCTGCTGGAGGACCTGGCCCGCCGGGGTCGCTCGCAGGGCATCCACCTGGTGCTGGCCTCGCAGGACGTGCGCGGCATCGAGGCGCTGTGGGGCCGTCCCGCGCTGGTGGCCCAGTTCACCCTCCGCATCGCGCTGCCGAAGGCGCTGCGGATCCTCGCCGAACGCAACGACGCCGCCCAGTCGCTGCCGCGTCACCACGCGGTGGTCAACGCCGAGTCGGGCCTGACCGAGGGGAACCAGGTGGCCCGGATCCCGTCGGCCAGCGACTGGGAGACCTGGAGCGGCCTGCAGCACCGGCTGTGGCGGATGCGCCCGGCCGAGGCGGCGCCCGCACGTCTCTTCGACGGCGAGGCGATCCCACGGCTGACCGAGGCGCCGGACTTCCGGGCGCTGCGGGCGCCGGAGCTGGGCACGCCACGCAGCCCGGTCGCGCTGCTCGGCGAGATCATCGACGTGCAGGCCCGCTCGGCGGTGCTGCGGCTGCCCCGGGCGCCGGGGCGGAACCTGGCCGTGCTGGGTACCCGGGTCGACGAGGCGTGCGCGGTGCTGGACGCGGCGGCCCGGTCGCTGGCCCGGCAGCACCGCCCCGGCGGTGCCCGGTTCTCCATCGCCTGCCTGGATCCGGATGCCGACCCGGCGGCCCGGGCGCTCTACGCGGACCTGGCCGACGACGCCGCCTGGTACGACGAGGAGACCGTGGCCGAGCTGATGGCCGAGACGGCCACCGGCCTGGGCGCACCCGGTGCCACCGGGGCGCCGCACTACCTGCTGCTGTTCGCCGTCGACGCGGCGTCCGGAACGCTCGGCGCGCGGGTCGGGCAGGCGAGCGGGCTGGAGCACCTGCGCCGGATCCTGCACGACGGCCCCGAACGGCGTACGCACGTGCTGGCCTGGTGGCGCGGGGTGGCCCGGATGCGCGCCGACCTCGGTGGCACGGGCGCCCGCACCGACCAGATCGGCGCCTGGGTGGCACTGGACACCCACGGCGGGGAGCTGGGCTCGTCGTTGTACCCCGGCAGCGGCGGGCCGGACTGGTATCCCCGGCCGTGGCGGGGGCTGTTCTTCGACCGGGCGGTGCACCGCACCGGGCAGACCATCATCCCCTATGGACCGTCACGATGA
- a CDS encoding PIG-L deacetylase family protein, whose translation MTEFTAPVPAHLQWQDGRPGEQTERKQTEVPMTEPLEPMTAPLEPVTEDWQRALAIVAHPDDLEFGAAAAIARWTGQGKQVIYCLVTSGEAGIDGMPPAQARPVREQEQRDSAALVGVDTVEFLGLPDGVLEYGVPLRRELAAVVRRHQPEIVITNNFRATWDGADTLNQADHIAVGRATLDAVRDAGNRWIFPEQLTGDVAPWGGVRQVWAASSPRSAHGVDTTETFDKGVASLLAHEAYLTGLGDGGFDAEEFLEGGARPVGTRLGVRYGTSFEVFHFDLW comes from the coding sequence ATGACCGAGTTCACCGCACCGGTGCCGGCGCACCTCCAGTGGCAGGATGGACGCCCTGGCGAGCAGACGGAACGCAAGCAGACGGAGGTGCCGATGACCGAGCCGCTGGAGCCGATGACCGCGCCGTTGGAGCCGGTGACCGAGGACTGGCAGCGCGCCCTGGCGATCGTGGCGCACCCGGACGACCTGGAGTTCGGTGCCGCAGCCGCCATCGCCCGCTGGACCGGGCAGGGCAAGCAGGTGATCTACTGCCTGGTCACCAGCGGTGAGGCCGGCATCGACGGCATGCCCCCGGCACAGGCCCGGCCGGTACGCGAACAGGAGCAGCGGGACTCGGCGGCCCTGGTGGGCGTGGACACGGTCGAGTTCCTGGGCCTGCCCGACGGGGTGCTGGAGTACGGCGTACCGCTGCGTCGGGAACTGGCCGCGGTGGTCCGACGGCACCAGCCGGAGATCGTGATCACCAACAACTTCCGGGCGACCTGGGACGGCGCCGACACGCTCAACCAGGCCGACCACATCGCGGTGGGCCGGGCCACCCTGGACGCGGTCCGCGACGCCGGCAACCGGTGGATCTTCCCGGAACAGCTGACCGGCGACGTCGCGCCGTGGGGCGGCGTACGGCAGGTGTGGGCGGCCTCGTCGCCGCGCTCGGCGCACGGGGTGGACACCACCGAGACGTTCGACAAGGGGGTGGCGTCGCTGCTCGCGCACGAGGCGTACCTGACCGGGTTGGGCGACGGCGGCTTCGACGCCGAGGAGTTCCTGGAGGGCGGCGCGCGCCCGGTCGGAACCCGGCTGGGCGTACGCTACGGCACCTCGTTCGAGGTGTTCCACTTCGACCTCTGGTAG
- a CDS encoding DUF3140 domain-containing protein → MVREQRLDPEVEVLWDDFHAEVNVPSEQLRQWLLTRGSGEEAFGPNPDLDLPEPGRQILAVLRKRKVDLTPEDVEVMRDAVERIRSLTAAKPGRGNADDEWRHRLLDLGHDVLVER, encoded by the coding sequence ATGGTACGCGAGCAGCGACTCGACCCCGAGGTGGAAGTGCTGTGGGACGACTTCCACGCCGAGGTCAACGTGCCGTCCGAGCAGCTGCGGCAGTGGCTGCTGACCCGTGGCTCCGGCGAGGAGGCGTTCGGCCCGAATCCGGACCTGGACCTGCCGGAACCGGGTCGGCAGATCCTCGCCGTGCTGCGCAAGCGCAAGGTCGACCTGACGCCCGAGGACGTCGAGGTGATGCGGGACGCGGTCGAGCGGATCCGGTCGCTGACGGCGGCGAAGCCCGGCCGGGGCAACGCCGACGACGAGTGGCGGCACCGCCTGCTCGACCTCGGTCACGACGTGCTCGTCGAGCGGTGA
- a CDS encoding hemerythrin domain-containing protein, producing MSVHLPPLPPTPADGYRPGGRSIADLIAEEHRQLLELTRRLIAPGPDPEHGRDVLVAALSRHLSAEEQYLLPAVRHAVSGAGPLVDEAVAGDVALLRALQGLTDDGLAEVAARLEAHATAVDPLVQRLCDAATEEELIRLGNRLEIAEEAAPTRPHPAAPHTPPWNRIVEPAVGVVDKVRDVLAGRHTQLGELTEPPPR from the coding sequence ATGTCCGTCCATCTGCCGCCGCTGCCGCCCACTCCCGCCGACGGCTACCGGCCCGGCGGGCGCAGCATCGCCGACCTGATCGCCGAGGAGCACCGGCAGCTGCTGGAGCTGACCCGGCGGCTGATCGCGCCCGGGCCGGATCCGGAGCACGGCCGGGACGTCCTGGTCGCCGCGCTGTCGCGGCACCTCTCCGCCGAGGAGCAGTACCTCCTGCCCGCCGTCCGCCACGCCGTCTCCGGCGCCGGCCCGCTGGTCGACGAGGCGGTGGCCGGCGACGTGGCGCTGCTGCGGGCCCTGCAGGGGTTGACCGACGACGGCCTCGCCGAGGTCGCGGCCCGGCTCGAGGCGCACGCCACGGCGGTCGACCCGTTGGTGCAGCGGCTGTGCGACGCCGCCACCGAGGAGGAGCTGATCCGGCTCGGCAACCGGCTGGAGATCGCCGAGGAGGCCGCGCCGACCCGCCCGCACCCGGCGGCCCCGCACACCCCGCCGTGGAACCGGATCGTCGAGCCGGCGGTGGGCGTGGTCGACAAGGTGCGGGACGTCCTCGCCGGCCGGCACACGCAGCTGGGCGAGCTGACCGAGCCGCCACCTCGCTGA
- a CDS encoding ATP-dependent Clp protease ATP-binding subunit, translating to MIGPGDFGSDPWDEFLARYFGRGEGGRRPAHRVDITRLMTADAREMLADAARRAAQKQSNDLDTDHLLWAALQREPLRDLVRRAGADPDTLVNALGGRGDGAPQGEVPPNLSLTPAAKRALLDAHQLSRAMGANYIGPEHILMALPLNPESPAGRMLAAGRIQPESLQAANAERGPTTGPRPDRGTPTLDQYGQDLTDLARNDQIDPVIGRADEIEQAVEVLSRRTKNNPVLIGEAGVGKTAIVEGLAERICDGDVPQTLLGKRVVQLDLAGLVAGTRYRGDFEERLKKVIDEIRSHREELIIFLDEIHTLVGAGGAGSEGGMDASNMLKPALARGELRVIGATTLDEYRRSIEKDAALARRFQPVFVPEPTVEDTVAILRGLRDRYEAHHQVRFTDEALVTATELSDRYVTDRFLPDKAIDLIDQAGARVRLRTRTPDADVRDLEQQLDDVRRDKEQAVADEQYERASALRDRVSELERQVKRARGDDGGGNHVPEVGPEEIAEVVSRATGIPASQLTEEERDRLLRLEGQLHEKVVGQDDAVTAVAEAVRRSRTGLADPNRPMGSFLFLGPTGVGKTELGRALAEALFGESDRMVRVDMSEFQERHTVSRLVGAPPGYVGYEEAGQLTEAVRRRPYAVVLLDEIEKAHPDVFNILLQVLDDGRLTDSQGRTVNFKNTVLIMTSNLGSELITGAQRAVGFGAGEPGSAQESDELRERLMRRLQENFRPEFLNRIDEVIIFRRLEAEQLRQITELLLEETRRRLHAQDIEVDFTTAGIDWLAEHGYQPEFGARPLRRVIQREVDNHLSRMLLEQEVSPGQRVTVDARDGRLTFDVAAGRGHARATTSHPR from the coding sequence ATGATTGGACCCGGAGACTTCGGCTCCGACCCGTGGGACGAGTTCCTCGCGCGGTACTTCGGCCGGGGCGAGGGCGGACGGCGCCCGGCGCACCGGGTCGACATCACCCGGCTGATGACCGCCGACGCACGCGAGATGCTGGCCGATGCGGCACGCCGGGCCGCCCAGAAGCAGAGCAACGACCTGGACACCGACCACCTGCTCTGGGCGGCGTTGCAGCGCGAGCCGCTGCGTGACCTGGTCCGGCGGGCGGGCGCGGATCCGGACACCCTGGTCAACGCCCTGGGCGGGCGGGGCGACGGCGCCCCGCAGGGCGAGGTCCCGCCCAACCTGTCGCTGACCCCGGCGGCCAAGCGGGCGCTGCTCGACGCACACCAATTGTCCCGGGCGATGGGCGCGAACTACATCGGGCCCGAGCACATCCTGATGGCGCTGCCGCTGAACCCCGAGTCGCCGGCCGGCCGGATGCTCGCCGCCGGGCGCATCCAGCCGGAGTCGTTGCAGGCCGCCAACGCCGAGCGCGGACCGACCACCGGTCCCCGGCCGGACCGGGGCACGCCCACCCTCGACCAGTACGGCCAGGACCTCACCGACCTGGCCCGCAACGACCAGATCGACCCGGTGATCGGGCGGGCCGACGAGATCGAGCAGGCGGTGGAGGTCCTGTCCCGGCGGACCAAGAACAACCCGGTGCTGATCGGCGAGGCCGGCGTCGGCAAGACCGCGATCGTGGAGGGCCTGGCCGAGCGGATCTGCGACGGCGACGTGCCGCAGACGCTGCTCGGCAAGCGGGTGGTCCAGCTCGACCTGGCGGGGCTGGTCGCCGGCACCCGCTACCGGGGCGACTTCGAGGAACGGCTGAAGAAGGTGATCGACGAGATCCGGTCCCACCGGGAGGAGCTGATCATATTCCTGGACGAGATCCACACCCTGGTCGGCGCGGGCGGTGCGGGCAGTGAGGGCGGCATGGACGCGTCCAACATGCTCAAGCCGGCGCTGGCCCGCGGCGAGCTGCGGGTGATCGGCGCGACCACGCTGGACGAGTACCGCCGCAGCATCGAGAAGGACGCCGCGCTGGCCCGGCGCTTCCAGCCGGTGTTCGTGCCCGAGCCCACCGTCGAGGACACCGTGGCCATCCTGCGTGGCCTGCGGGACCGCTACGAGGCCCACCATCAGGTGCGCTTCACCGACGAGGCGTTGGTGACCGCCACCGAGCTGTCCGACCGGTACGTCACCGACCGCTTCCTGCCGGACAAGGCGATCGACCTGATCGACCAGGCCGGCGCCCGGGTGCGGCTGCGTACCCGCACCCCGGACGCCGACGTGCGGGACCTGGAACAGCAGCTCGACGACGTGCGCCGGGACAAGGAGCAGGCGGTCGCCGACGAGCAGTACGAACGCGCCTCCGCGCTGCGCGACCGGGTCTCCGAACTGGAGCGGCAGGTGAAGCGGGCCCGGGGCGACGACGGCGGGGGCAACCACGTGCCGGAGGTGGGACCGGAGGAGATCGCCGAGGTGGTCTCCCGGGCCACCGGCATCCCGGCCAGCCAGCTCACCGAGGAGGAACGGGACCGGCTGCTGCGGTTGGAGGGCCAGCTGCACGAGAAGGTCGTCGGGCAGGACGACGCGGTCACCGCGGTCGCCGAGGCGGTCCGCCGCTCCCGTACCGGGCTGGCCGACCCCAACCGGCCGATGGGCAGCTTCCTCTTTCTCGGCCCGACCGGGGTCGGCAAGACCGAGCTGGGCCGGGCCCTGGCCGAGGCGCTGTTCGGCGAGTCGGACCGGATGGTCCGGGTGGACATGAGCGAGTTCCAGGAGCGGCACACGGTCAGCCGGCTGGTCGGCGCGCCGCCGGGCTACGTCGGGTACGAGGAGGCCGGCCAGCTCACCGAGGCGGTCCGCCGCCGGCCGTACGCGGTGGTGCTGCTCGACGAGATCGAGAAGGCCCACCCCGACGTGTTCAACATCCTGTTGCAGGTGCTCGACGACGGGCGGCTGACCGACAGTCAGGGCCGCACCGTCAACTTCAAGAACACCGTCCTGATCATGACGAGCAACCTGGGTTCCGAGCTGATCACCGGCGCCCAGCGCGCGGTCGGCTTCGGCGCCGGCGAGCCCGGTAGCGCGCAGGAGAGCGACGAGCTGCGGGAGCGGCTGATGCGCCGGTTGCAGGAGAACTTCCGCCCGGAGTTCCTCAACCGCATCGACGAGGTGATCATCTTCCGCCGGTTGGAGGCCGAGCAGCTGCGCCAGATAACGGAGCTGCTGCTGGAGGAGACCCGTCGCCGGCTGCACGCGCAGGACATCGAGGTGGACTTCACCACCGCCGGCATCGACTGGCTCGCCGAGCACGGCTACCAGCCGGAGTTCGGCGCCCGGCCACTGCGCCGGGTCATCCAGCGGGAGGTGGACAACCACCTGTCCCGGATGCTGCTGGAGCAGGAGGTGTCGCCCGGCCAACGGGTCACCGTCGACGCCCGGGACGGTCGGCTCACCTTCGACGTGGCCGCCGGGCGCGGTCACGCCAGGGCGACCACCTCGCATCCCCGCTGA